A stretch of the Streptomyces sp. WMMB303 genome encodes the following:
- a CDS encoding acetyl-CoA carboxylase biotin carboxyl carrier protein subunit — MSELTQDSPRAQTDDALAGLDYDNSGLALTDICRSIAEVVRVGPDKPRRVRIALGAASVEVEWDNERAPAAAQAVLGPHGDPGAAGGAGEEVLEGHRECAPLVGTFYAAPAPGAPAFVQPGDHVEEGQQLGIIEAMKLMNPLAATRRGRVVEVLVGDGEPVEYGEPLVLIDPDDTAADGSDEGV; from the coding sequence ATGAGTGAACTCACCCAGGACAGTCCGCGCGCCCAGACCGACGATGCGCTCGCCGGCCTGGACTACGACAACAGCGGCCTGGCCCTGACCGACATCTGCCGGAGCATCGCCGAAGTGGTCCGCGTAGGGCCCGACAAACCCCGCCGGGTGCGGATCGCGCTCGGCGCCGCCAGCGTCGAGGTCGAGTGGGACAACGAACGGGCCCCCGCGGCGGCGCAGGCCGTGCTCGGTCCGCACGGCGATCCCGGCGCCGCGGGGGGCGCCGGGGAGGAGGTCCTGGAGGGGCACCGGGAGTGCGCGCCGCTCGTCGGCACCTTCTACGCCGCTCCCGCGCCCGGCGCACCCGCCTTCGTCCAGCCGGGTGACCATGTGGAGGAGGGCCAGCAGCTCGGCATCATCGAGGCGATGAAGCTGATGAACCCGCTGGCGGCCACCCGGCGTGGCCGCGTGGTGGAGGTGCTGGTCGGGGACGGCGAGCCCGTCGAGTACGGCGAGCCGCTGGTGCTGATCGACCCCGACGACACCGCTGCCGACGGCTCGGACGAGGGGGTGTGA
- a CDS encoding SDR family NAD(P)-dependent oxidoreductase, with translation MNSSTAPPGPRTALVTGANRGLGQAVAAALHEAGHRVVVAARDAEAAAKTAAELGEGARSAVLDVTEAGAAERAAAHLGPVDILVNNAGVQLDWGERPSALDLSLVERTLEVNLLGTWRVCQSFVPGMVARGWGRVVNISSGTGSFSNGIAAMCPAYSVSKTSLNALTVMLAEETRGTGVLVNAINPGLVRTRMRPTAEQSPQQAARDVVRAATLPDDGPSGVFFRRDAVIGW, from the coding sequence ATGAACAGCAGCACTGCCCCGCCCGGACCGCGTACCGCGCTGGTGACCGGGGCCAACCGCGGACTCGGGCAGGCGGTGGCCGCCGCGCTGCACGAGGCCGGCCATCGGGTGGTGGTCGCCGCCCGGGACGCGGAGGCCGCCGCGAAGACGGCCGCCGAACTGGGCGAGGGGGCACGGTCCGCGGTGCTGGACGTGACCGAGGCCGGGGCGGCCGAGCGGGCCGCCGCGCACCTGGGCCCGGTGGACATCCTGGTCAACAACGCGGGCGTGCAACTGGACTGGGGGGAGCGGCCCTCCGCGCTGGACCTGTCGTTGGTCGAGCGCACCCTGGAGGTGAACCTGCTGGGCACCTGGCGGGTCTGCCAGTCCTTCGTCCCCGGCATGGTGGCACGGGGCTGGGGGCGGGTGGTCAACATCTCCAGCGGCACCGGCTCGTTCAGCAACGGGATCGCCGCCATGTGCCCGGCCTACTCGGTCTCCAAGACGTCCCTGAACGCGCTGACCGTGATGCTCGCCGAGGAGACCCGGGGCACGGGGGTACTGGTCAACGCGATCAATCCGGGGCTGGTGCGCACCCGGATGCGGCCGACGGCCGAGCAGAGTCCGCAGCAGGCGGCGCGGGACGTGGTGCGCGCCGCGACGCTGCCGGACGACGGACCCTCGGGGGTGTTCTTCCGCCGGGACGCCGTGATCGGCTGGTAG
- a CDS encoding twin-arginine translocation signal domain-containing protein — protein sequence MRNWNRRRFITAAGGAAGAALAAGAAPAHAAPRAQQAEACAPLRIVTGEEDFVCPSTAPPGASVFRVTATSFKTGFLGLVRLRDGHEEGAFRELLYALFSARTPQETIEATRGLMDTAELYGGAAVHPGAVSYITPVLEPGSYLVLEYRDFQGPLGREPERGQEHVRTLTVTEPVTGTAAAAATGSAATLTTRETAEGPRFELHGQPGAGSPVRCVNQVTQPDEAIIYRVPDDSVTEEDVHAFFNSDMSMTPPFSIEAPLGTPPISPGGDLWVTMPTEPGRYVAASWVGSLEDGRPMAAHGQHLIFHVTA from the coding sequence ATGCGCAACTGGAACAGGCGCCGGTTCATCACCGCGGCCGGCGGGGCGGCCGGTGCGGCCCTGGCAGCCGGGGCCGCACCGGCCCACGCCGCACCCCGGGCCCAACAGGCCGAGGCGTGCGCTCCGCTCCGTATCGTGACCGGCGAGGAGGATTTCGTCTGCCCGAGCACGGCTCCCCCGGGTGCCTCGGTCTTCCGGGTGACCGCCACCAGCTTCAAGACCGGGTTCCTCGGGCTGGTCCGGCTGCGCGACGGACACGAGGAGGGCGCCTTCCGCGAACTGCTGTACGCGCTCTTCTCGGCGCGCACCCCGCAGGAGACCATCGAGGCCACCCGCGGGCTCATGGACACCGCCGAACTGTACGGCGGGGCCGCCGTCCATCCGGGCGCGGTCTCCTACATCACTCCGGTGCTGGAGCCCGGCAGCTATCTGGTGCTGGAGTACCGGGACTTCCAGGGGCCGCTGGGCCGCGAGCCGGAGCGGGGGCAGGAGCACGTGCGGACGCTGACCGTCACGGAGCCGGTCACCGGTACGGCCGCGGCCGCGGCCACCGGGAGCGCGGCCACGCTGACCACCCGGGAGACCGCGGAGGGGCCGCGGTTCGAACTGCACGGACAGCCCGGGGCCGGATCTCCGGTCCGCTGCGTCAACCAGGTGACGCAGCCGGACGAGGCGATCATCTACCGCGTCCCGGACGACTCGGTCACCGAGGAGGACGTACACGCGTTCTTCAATAGTGACATGAGCATGACACCTCCGTTCAGCATCGAAGCCCCCCTGGGAACCCCGCCGATCTCCCCCGGTGGAGACCTCTGGGTCACCATGCCGACCGAGCCCGGCCGATATGTGGCCGCCTCCTGGGTCGGCAGCCTGGAGGACGGCCGGCCGATGGCCGCGCACGGCCAGCATCTGATCTTCCACGTCACGGCCTGA
- a CDS encoding acetyl-CoA carboxylase biotin carboxylase subunit, giving the protein MGFGTVLVANRGEIAIRVMRTCRELGIRTVAVHSTADRDSSHVHAADAAVQIGPGAPRKSYLSAPAVVEAALRTGADAVHPGYGFLSEDPDFAEICAENGLTFIGPRPEVLARLGDKAVARSLMTDAGLPVLPGSPGTVDSAAEASDLASRIGYPLIIKAAAGGGGRGMTVVRGASDLLPAYRQTRATAQAVFGDNRVYMERYCDSARHIEVQVLADGHGTVLHLGERDCSVQRRHQKLVEESPGPGLHPQLRSAMARAAVRGARAIGYTGAGTFEFLVHDEGFSFMEMNCRIQVEHPVTEAVYGVDLVAEQIRVASGEALRMSQEDLVPRGVAVECRVNAEDPARDFAPAPGTLAEFVPPGGPFVRVDTHGRAGWKVPPQYDSLLAKVVCWAPERDEALDRMDRALAEFRIAGPGVHTTIPLLREIVADPVFRAGRHITSFLDTRT; this is encoded by the coding sequence GTGGGATTCGGCACCGTCCTGGTGGCCAACCGGGGCGAGATCGCGATCCGTGTCATGCGGACCTGCCGCGAGTTGGGCATCCGCACCGTCGCCGTGCACTCGACGGCCGACCGGGACAGCAGCCATGTGCACGCGGCGGACGCCGCGGTGCAGATCGGGCCCGGGGCGCCCCGCAAGTCGTACCTCTCGGCGCCCGCCGTGGTCGAGGCGGCGCTGCGCACCGGCGCCGACGCGGTGCACCCGGGGTACGGATTCCTCTCCGAGGACCCGGACTTCGCGGAGATCTGCGCGGAGAACGGGCTGACCTTCATCGGGCCGCGTCCCGAGGTGCTGGCCAGGCTGGGCGACAAGGCCGTCGCCCGGTCTCTGATGACGGACGCGGGGCTGCCGGTGCTGCCCGGCAGCCCCGGCACCGTGGACAGCGCCGCCGAGGCGTCCGACCTGGCGTCCCGGATCGGTTATCCGCTCATCATCAAGGCCGCGGCCGGGGGCGGCGGGCGGGGGATGACCGTGGTGCGCGGCGCCTCCGACCTGCTGCCCGCCTACCGGCAGACGCGGGCGACCGCGCAGGCCGTCTTCGGCGACAACCGGGTCTACATGGAGCGGTACTGCGACAGCGCCCGCCATATCGAGGTGCAGGTGCTCGCCGACGGGCACGGCACCGTGCTGCACCTGGGCGAGCGGGACTGCTCGGTGCAGCGGCGGCACCAGAAGCTGGTCGAGGAGAGTCCCGGCCCGGGGCTGCACCCGCAGTTGCGCTCGGCCATGGCGCGTGCCGCGGTGCGCGGGGCCCGGGCCATCGGCTACACGGGCGCGGGGACCTTCGAGTTCCTCGTGCACGACGAGGGCTTCTCCTTCATGGAGATGAACTGCCGCATCCAGGTCGAACATCCGGTCACCGAGGCGGTGTACGGGGTCGATCTGGTAGCCGAGCAGATCCGGGTCGCCTCCGGGGAGGCGCTGCGGATGTCCCAGGAGGACCTGGTGCCGCGCGGCGTCGCGGTCGAGTGCCGGGTCAACGCGGAGGACCCGGCGCGGGACTTCGCGCCGGCGCCCGGCACCCTGGCGGAGTTCGTCCCGCCGGGCGGCCCGTTCGTGCGGGTGGACACCCACGGCCGGGCCGGGTGGAAGGTGCCGCCGCAGTACGACTCGCTGCTGGCGAAGGTGGTCTGCTGGGCGCCGGAGCGCGACGAGGCGCTGGACCGGATGGACCGGGCGCTGGCCGAGTTCCGGATCGCCGGACCGGGGGTGCACACGACCATCCCGCTGCTGCGCGAGATCGTCGCCGACCCGGTCTTCCGGGCCGGCCGGCACATCACCTCCTTCCTGGACACCCGCACCTGA